A portion of the Thunnus maccoyii chromosome 20, fThuMac1.1, whole genome shotgun sequence genome contains these proteins:
- the LOC121886860 gene encoding eotaxin-like, with product MAFSTGFGLTCMCFIMLLFLPGQGQCQCTTGKLPSVGDIPLHCCTKTSNATIGETVDACYVQKKDLLPCKVHAYIFVTKSNKKYCVDPRASWLTTRIEKLKKNGIICKDLV from the exons ATGGCTTTCTCTACTGGCTTTGGACTGACTTGCATGTGTTTCATCATGCTGCTTTTTCTCCCTGGACAAG GGCAATGTCAGTGTACCACGGGTAAGCTCCCGAGCGTGGGAGACATCCCGTTACACTGCTGTACCAAAACCTCAAATGCCACCATCGGGGAGACTGTTGACGCCTGCTATGTGCAGAAGAAAGACCTCTTGCCTTGTAAAGTACATGCTTACAT CTTTGTCACCAAGAGTAACAAGAAATACTGTGTGGACCCAAGAGCCAGCTGGCTCACAACAAGAATTGAGAAGTTAAAAAAA AACGGAATAATTTGCAAAGACCTTGTGTAA